Proteins co-encoded in one Calorimonas adulescens genomic window:
- a CDS encoding DUF6431 domain-containing protein produces MEVAIRRYICPVCSKTVSSLPDFCLPHFQYSIDLTVMSVNETMSRDTIISSFIAKLREFSPYTVFSRQHIYFYTRRVIDNLGFIMYGLRQIDPCIKFSNIPNDRMRAREILDILGSSIPIFSQRFYTACQKSFLAPLT; encoded by the coding sequence ATTGAGGTAGCCATAAGAAGATATATATGCCCTGTATGCAGTAAGACTGTCTCATCCCTACCCGATTTCTGCCTTCCACATTTTCAGTATTCTATTGACTTGACTGTAATGTCAGTTAACGAGACTATGTCAAGAGATACAATCATCAGCTCCTTTATCGCCAAGCTGAGAGAATTTTCTCCATATACGGTGTTTTCAAGGCAGCATATATATTTCTATACCAGAAGGGTAATTGATAATCTCGGCTTTATCATGTATGGATTACGTCAGATAGACCCATGCATAAAGTTTTCTAATATCCCAAATGATAGGATGAGGGCCAGAGAGATCCTTGACATTTTAGGTAGCAGCATTCCTATCTTCTCCCAAAGATTCTATACTGCCTGTCAGAAATCATTTCTGGCCCCTCTCACATAA